A window of the Pseudomonas furukawaii genome harbors these coding sequences:
- the dapF gene encoding diaminopimelate epimerase: MLLRFTKMHGLGNDFMVLDLVSQHAHIQPKHAKQWGDRHTGIGFDQLLIVEAPTNPDVDFRYRIFNSDGSEVEQCGNGARCFARFVLDKRLTVKKCIRVETKGGIIELNVKPDGQVTVDMGPPRLVPQTIPFIADEEALSYAVEVDGETVDLAAVSMGNPHAVLRVDDVARAPVHSLGPKLEHHPRFPQRVNVGFLQVVDRTHAKLRVWERGAGETQACGTGACAAAVAAIRQGWMDSPVQLDLPGGRLAIEWAGPGHPVMMTGPAVRVFEGQVRL, encoded by the coding sequence ATGCTATTGCGCTTCACCAAGATGCACGGCCTCGGCAACGACTTCATGGTGCTCGACCTCGTCAGCCAGCACGCCCATATCCAGCCCAAGCACGCCAAGCAGTGGGGTGATCGACACACCGGCATCGGCTTCGACCAACTGCTGATCGTCGAAGCCCCGACCAACCCGGACGTGGACTTCCGCTACCGCATCTTCAACTCCGATGGTTCGGAAGTGGAGCAATGCGGCAACGGCGCCCGCTGCTTCGCCCGCTTCGTCCTCGACAAGCGCCTGACGGTGAAGAAGTGCATCCGGGTGGAAACCAAAGGCGGCATCATCGAGCTCAACGTCAAGCCCGACGGCCAGGTCACTGTGGACATGGGGCCGCCGCGCCTGGTCCCGCAGACCATTCCCTTCATCGCCGATGAGGAGGCCCTGTCCTACGCCGTCGAGGTGGACGGCGAGACCGTCGACCTGGCCGCCGTGTCCATGGGCAATCCCCACGCGGTGCTGCGGGTGGACGACGTCGCCCGCGCACCGGTGCACAGCCTGGGACCGAAGCTGGAACACCATCCACGCTTCCCCCAGCGGGTGAATGTCGGCTTCCTCCAGGTGGTCGACCGCACGCACGCCAAGCTGCGGGTCTGGGAGCGCGGTGCGGGGGAAACCCAGGCCTGTGGAACCGGTGCCTGCGCCGCCGCCGTCGCGGCGATCCGTCAGGGCTGGATGGACTCCCCGGTACAACTCGACCTGCCTGGTGGCCGCCTCGCCATCGAGTGGGCCGGCCCCGGCCACCCCGTTATGATGACCGGGCCCGCCGTCCGGGTATTCGAAGGACAGGTTCGCCTATGA
- a CDS encoding DUF484 family protein, translating to MTDQHQDSPQHLDAETVAAYLRLHPEFFVHHEELIPEMRIPHQPGDAVSLVERQVKLLRDRNIEMRHRLSQLMDVARENDRLFDKTRRLVLDLLDASSLEEVVGAVEDSLRHEFQVPFVSLILFSETALPVGRSVTTAEAHQSIGGLLAGGKTICGVLRGHELEFLFGSEERDKVGSAAVVSLTHQGVHGVLAIGSPDPQHYKSSLGTLFLGYIAEVLARVLPRFDTPLRSVR from the coding sequence ATGACCGACCAGCACCAGGACTCGCCCCAACACCTCGACGCGGAAACGGTGGCCGCCTACCTGCGCCTCCATCCGGAGTTCTTCGTCCACCACGAAGAACTGATTCCCGAGATGCGCATTCCGCACCAGCCGGGCGATGCGGTGTCCCTGGTGGAGCGCCAGGTGAAGCTGCTGCGGGATCGCAACATCGAGATGCGCCATCGCCTGTCCCAGCTGATGGACGTGGCTCGGGAGAATGACCGCCTGTTCGACAAGACCCGGCGCCTGGTGCTGGACCTGCTGGATGCCTCCAGCCTGGAGGAAGTGGTGGGCGCTGTGGAAGACAGCCTGCGCCACGAATTCCAGGTGCCCTTCGTCAGCCTCATCCTGTTCAGCGAGACCGCGCTGCCGGTAGGTCGCAGCGTCACCACGGCGGAGGCCCACCAGAGCATCGGTGGACTGCTGGCGGGCGGCAAGACTATCTGCGGCGTCCTGCGCGGCCATGAGCTGGAATTCCTCTTCGGCAGCGAGGAGCGCGACAAGGTGGGCTCCGCCGCCGTGGTCAGCCTCACCCACCAGGGTGTCCATGGCGTGCTGGCCATCGGCAGCCCCGATCCGCAACACTACAAGAGCTCCCTGGGCACCCTCTTCCTCGGCTACATCGCCGAAGTCCTGGCCCGGGTGCTGCCGCGCTTCGACACGCCCCTGAGATCGGTGAGATAG
- the xerC gene encoding tyrosine recombinase XerC, which yields MQADLDAYLNHLRSERQVSAHTLEGYLRDLHKVLALCEKAGIANWQDLDVRSLRGFVARLHHDGLASPSLSRLLSAVRGLYRYLIREGRCRHDPAAGIQAPKGARRLPRTLDADRAQQLLDGAVEDDFIARRDHAMLELFYSSGLRLSELVGLDLDGLDLADGLVRVRGKGNKVRELPVGRKAREALEAWLPLRTGANPEDDAVFVSRQGRRLTPRAVRARVRQAGVRELGQHLHPHMLRHSFASHMLESSQDLRAVQELLGHADISTTQVYTHLDFQHLAAVYDRAHPRAKRQGADE from the coding sequence ATGCAAGCCGACCTGGATGCCTACCTGAACCACCTGCGCAGCGAGCGCCAGGTCTCGGCCCACACCCTGGAAGGCTACCTCCGGGACCTGCACAAGGTCCTGGCGCTGTGCGAGAAGGCCGGCATCGCCAACTGGCAGGACCTCGACGTGCGCAGCCTGCGCGGCTTCGTCGCCCGGCTGCATCACGACGGCCTTGCCAGCCCCAGCCTGTCCCGTCTGCTGTCCGCGGTGCGCGGCCTCTATCGTTACCTGATCCGCGAAGGCCGCTGCCGCCACGACCCCGCCGCCGGCATCCAGGCCCCAAAAGGCGCCCGCCGACTGCCCAGGACCCTGGATGCGGATCGCGCCCAGCAGTTGCTGGACGGGGCGGTGGAAGACGACTTCATCGCCCGCCGCGACCACGCCATGCTGGAGCTGTTCTACTCCTCGGGCCTGCGCCTCTCGGAACTGGTCGGCCTCGATCTCGATGGACTTGACCTCGCCGACGGCCTGGTCAGGGTCCGCGGCAAGGGCAACAAGGTCCGCGAGCTGCCTGTTGGCCGCAAGGCCCGCGAGGCCCTCGAAGCCTGGCTGCCCCTGCGGACCGGCGCGAATCCGGAGGACGATGCGGTGTTCGTCAGCCGGCAGGGCCGCCGCCTGACCCCGCGCGCGGTACGCGCCCGCGTGCGCCAGGCGGGCGTCCGCGAACTGGGCCAGCACCTGCATCCCCACATGCTGCGGCATTCCTTCGCCAGTCATATGCTGGAGTCGTCCCAGGACCTGCGCGCGGTGCAGGAACTGCTGGGCCATGCCGATATTTCCACCACCCAGGTGTATACCCACCTGGACTTCCAGCACCTGGCCGCGGTGTATGACCGCGCCCATCCAAGGGCCAAGCGACAGGGAGCGGACGAATGA
- a CDS encoding HAD family hydrolase, which yields MSIQLITFDLDDTLWDNRPVIEGAEAAMRDWLLEHTPALGTLPVEHLWAIRGEVLAAEPSLRHRLSELRRRTLRRALEGVGYSASDALDLAEGAFQAMLHARHRITFYPDTVPTLERLAMRYSLGVITNGNADVRRLGLADYFKFALCAEELGIGKPDPMPFLEALRRGGVSASQAVHIGDHPADDIEGARRAGLKAIWFNPQGKAWEGEQAPDAEIGSLQELPEVLTRWARWH from the coding sequence ATGAGCATCCAACTGATCACCTTCGACCTCGACGACACCCTCTGGGACAACCGCCCGGTCATCGAGGGCGCCGAGGCGGCCATGCGCGACTGGCTGCTGGAGCACACGCCGGCCCTGGGCACCCTGCCCGTGGAGCATCTCTGGGCGATCCGGGGTGAAGTCCTGGCCGCCGAACCGAGCCTCAGGCACCGCCTCAGCGAGTTGCGCCGTCGCACCCTGCGCCGCGCCCTGGAAGGGGTCGGCTACAGCGCCAGCGATGCCCTCGACCTGGCGGAAGGGGCCTTCCAGGCCATGCTCCATGCACGCCACCGCATCACCTTCTACCCGGACACCGTGCCGACCCTGGAACGCCTGGCCATGCGCTACAGCCTGGGCGTCATCACCAACGGCAATGCCGATGTACGCCGCCTTGGCCTGGCCGACTACTTCAAGTTCGCCCTCTGCGCGGAAGAGCTGGGCATCGGCAAGCCCGACCCCATGCCGTTCCTGGAAGCCCTCCGGCGCGGTGGCGTGAGCGCCAGCCAGGCCGTGCACATCGGTGACCACCCGGCCGACGATATCGAAGGCGCCCGGCGCGCGGGGCTCAAGGCCATCTGGTTCAATCCCCAGGGCAAGGCATGGGAAGGCGAACAGGCCCCCGACGCGGAGATCGGCAGCCTGCAGGAGTTGCCCGAGGTGCTGACGCGCTGGGCCCGATGGCACTGA
- the sutA gene encoding transcriptional regulator SutA: protein MSDEELEQDELEAGDEDDGEELAAADDSDGDSEDGEVAAPSGKGKAKATVEVEELPSIEAKQKERDALARAMEEFLARGGKVQEVEPNVVADPPKKPDSKYGSRPI from the coding sequence ATGAGCGACGAAGAACTGGAACAAGACGAGCTGGAAGCGGGCGACGAGGACGACGGCGAGGAGCTGGCGGCAGCCGATGACAGTGATGGCGACAGCGAGGATGGTGAGGTAGCGGCTCCCTCCGGGAAGGGCAAGGCCAAGGCCACCGTCGAGGTCGAGGAACTGCCCAGCATCGAAGCCAAGCAGAAAGAGCGCGATGCCCTGGCCAGGGCGATGGAAGAGTTCCTGGCCCGTGGTGGCAAGGTGCAGGAAGTCGAGCCCAATGTGGTTGCCGACCCGCCCAAGAAGCCGGACAGCAAGTACGGCAGCCGCCCCATTTGA
- a CDS encoding secondary thiamine-phosphate synthase enzyme YjbQ has translation MWRQTLITLRARPRGFHLVTEEILAALPELGRYRVGLLHLWLQHTSASLTVNENADPAVRRDFERFFNRLVPQGESGYEHDYEGPDDLPAHFKGSLLGCQLSLPIRDGRLAIGTWQGVYLGEHRDHGGARKLMATLHGEAS, from the coding sequence ATGTGGCGGCAGACCCTGATCACCCTGCGTGCGAGGCCCCGCGGCTTCCACCTGGTCACCGAGGAGATCCTCGCGGCCTTGCCGGAACTCGGGCGCTATCGCGTCGGTCTGTTGCACCTCTGGCTGCAGCACACCTCCGCCTCCCTGACGGTCAATGAAAATGCCGATCCCGCCGTTCGGCGTGACTTCGAGCGGTTTTTCAATCGACTGGTGCCTCAGGGCGAAAGCGGCTATGAACATGACTACGAAGGGCCGGACGATTTGCCCGCGCACTTCAAGGGCAGCCTGCTGGGCTGCCAGCTGAGCCTGCCGATTCGTGATGGGCGGCTGGCGATCGGCACCTGGCAAGGTGTCTATCTGGGGGAACACCGCGACCATGGCGGTGCCCGGAAACTGATGGCGACCTTGCATGGCGAGGCGTCCTGA
- a CDS encoding ammonium transporter, whose translation MTLRKAAGLGALLSLVTPGLAMAADEVVLNSGDTAWMLTATALVLFMTIPGLALFYGGMVRSKNILSVMMQCFAITGLISILWVVFGYSLAFDTTGMEKGVVNLSSFVGGFDKAFLSGLGVDSLVAAFPESVFITFQMTFAIITPALIVGAFAERMKFSAMLIFMGVWFTLVYAPIAHMVWSGDGALMWDWGVLDFAGGTVVHINAGVAGLVACIVLGKRKGYPTTPMAPHNLGYTLVGAAMLWVGWFGFNAGSAVAANGTAGMAMLVTQIATAAAALGWMFAEWLTHGKPSALGIASGVVAGLVAITPAAGTVGPMGALIIGLIAGVICYFSATSLKRKLGYDDSLDAFGVHGIGGIVGALLTGIFAAPALGGFGAVDDIGAQFFIQLKGVVVTVVYTGIVTFVILKVLDAVMGLRVNEEEETVGLDLAQHNERGYNL comes from the coding sequence ATGACTCTGCGTAAAGCCGCAGGGCTAGGAGCCCTTTTGTCCCTCGTTACCCCCGGCCTGGCCATGGCCGCCGACGAGGTGGTGCTGAACAGCGGTGACACCGCGTGGATGCTGACCGCGACCGCGCTGGTTCTTTTCATGACCATCCCCGGCCTGGCCCTGTTCTACGGCGGCATGGTGCGCTCCAAGAACATCCTGTCGGTAATGATGCAGTGCTTCGCCATCACCGGCCTCATCAGCATCCTCTGGGTCGTCTTCGGCTACAGCCTGGCGTTCGACACCACCGGCATGGAAAAGGGTGTCGTCAACCTCAGCTCCTTCGTCGGCGGCTTCGACAAGGCCTTCCTCAGCGGCCTCGGCGTCGACAGCCTGGTGGCGGCCTTCCCCGAGAGCGTGTTCATCACCTTCCAGATGACCTTCGCCATCATCACCCCGGCCCTGATCGTCGGTGCCTTCGCCGAGCGCATGAAATTCTCCGCGATGCTGATCTTCATGGGCGTCTGGTTCACCCTGGTCTACGCCCCGATCGCCCACATGGTGTGGAGCGGTGATGGCGCCCTGATGTGGGACTGGGGCGTGCTGGACTTCGCCGGTGGCACCGTGGTGCACATCAACGCCGGCGTGGCCGGCCTGGTTGCCTGCATCGTGCTGGGCAAGCGCAAGGGCTACCCGACCACCCCGATGGCTCCGCACAACCTCGGCTACACCCTGGTGGGCGCCGCCATGCTGTGGGTCGGCTGGTTCGGCTTCAACGCCGGCTCCGCCGTAGCCGCCAACGGCACCGCCGGCATGGCCATGCTGGTCACCCAGATCGCCACCGCCGCCGCCGCCCTGGGCTGGATGTTCGCCGAGTGGCTGACCCACGGTAAGCCGAGCGCGCTGGGTATCGCCTCCGGCGTGGTGGCTGGCCTGGTCGCCATCACCCCGGCCGCCGGCACCGTCGGCCCCATGGGTGCCCTGATCATCGGCCTGATCGCCGGCGTGATCTGCTACTTCAGCGCCACCAGCCTGAAGCGCAAGCTGGGCTACGACGACTCCCTCGACGCCTTCGGCGTTCACGGCATCGGCGGCATCGTCGGCGCCCTGCTGACCGGTATCTTCGCGGCCCCGGCCCTGGGTGGCTTCGGTGCCGTCGATGACATCGGCGCCCAGTTCTTCATCCAGCTGAAAGGCGTGGTGGTGACCGTGGTCTACACCGGCATCGTGACCTTCGTGATCCTGAAAGTGCTGGACGCGGTCATGGGTCTGCGTGTCAACGAAGAGGAAGAAACCGTCGGCCTCGACCTGGCTCAGCACAACGAGCGCGGCTACAACCTCTGA
- the glnK gene encoding P-II family nitrogen regulator — protein MKLVTAIIKPFKLDDVRESLSEIGVQGITVTEVKGFGRQKGHTELYRGAEYVVDFLPKVKIDVAIADDQLDRVIEAITKAANTGKIGDGKIFVVNLEQAIRIRTGETGTDAI, from the coding sequence ATGAAGCTAGTCACCGCCATCATCAAGCCTTTCAAGCTCGACGACGTGCGTGAGTCGTTGTCGGAGATCGGTGTGCAGGGCATCACCGTCACCGAGGTCAAGGGCTTCGGGCGTCAGAAGGGCCATACCGAGCTGTATCGCGGCGCTGAGTACGTCGTCGACTTCCTGCCGAAGGTGAAGATCGACGTGGCCATCGCCGATGACCAACTGGACCGCGTCATCGAGGCGATCACCAAGGCTGCCAACACCGGCAAGATCGGTGACGGCAAGATCTTCGTCGTCAATCTGGAACAGGCCATCCGTATCCGTACCGGCGAAACCGGCACAGACGCGATCTAA
- a CDS encoding accessory factor UbiK family protein produces MLPPKALLDTLAATASRLFSADSPLPRAEVEAQFKVLLQSAFSKLDLVSRDEFDSQMVVLARTRARLEALEAKVLELEAKVNPPTTE; encoded by the coding sequence ATGCTGCCGCCCAAAGCCCTGCTCGACACCCTAGCCGCCACCGCTTCACGCCTGTTCAGCGCCGACAGCCCGCTGCCCCGCGCCGAAGTGGAGGCCCAGTTCAAGGTCCTGCTGCAGAGCGCCTTTAGCAAGCTCGACCTGGTCAGCCGCGACGAGTTCGACAGCCAGATGGTGGTACTCGCCCGCACCCGCGCCCGCCTGGAGGCCCTGGAAGCCAAGGTCCTGGAGCTGGAAGCCAAAGTGAACCCGCCGACCACGGAGTAA